A single region of the Melioribacteraceae bacterium 4301-Me genome encodes:
- a CDS encoding ATP-grasp domain-containing protein: MKIAVIFNEAYPGITSEYQTEIPQNLGFKPYFDITQSDPIQEFESIAKALRREGYDAYILNILDNLSILLKDIEKNQPDVIFNLVEIYKDKPSMEASFTGVLELLKIPYTGAPPQALANCQSKVLTKRILSSVGIRTPKYKVVKEIRRNYRHGLRYPIIVKPALEDASVGIENDSIVVNHRMLKKRIEHVFNEFKQPALIEEYIKGRELNVAVLGDKKLKVLPISEIDFSKMPDYLYNIVSFQAKWDPLHEAYHKTIPICPARLPKKIKEEAEKIAIKCFKIMGCRDYARVDMRLSKEDNKLYVLEVNPNPDLQEDAGFMRSAKHAGYSYSKTLKKIVELAVKRSKNST; encoded by the coding sequence ATGAAAATTGCTGTAATTTTTAACGAGGCGTACCCAGGAATTACCAGTGAATACCAAACAGAAATCCCTCAGAATTTAGGTTTTAAGCCATATTTTGATATTACTCAAAGTGACCCCATTCAAGAATTTGAATCAATTGCAAAAGCTTTAAGAAGAGAAGGATACGATGCTTATATTTTAAATATTTTAGATAATTTAAGTATTCTTCTAAAAGACATAGAAAAAAACCAACCTGATGTAATTTTTAATCTAGTTGAAATCTATAAAGATAAACCGAGCATGGAAGCGAGCTTTACTGGCGTTTTAGAGCTTTTGAAAATTCCTTATACAGGAGCCCCACCACAAGCTCTTGCAAATTGTCAAAGTAAAGTTTTAACAAAAAGAATATTAAGCTCCGTAGGAATAAGAACACCTAAGTATAAAGTAGTAAAAGAAATAAGAAGAAATTATCGGCACGGTTTGCGTTATCCTATAATTGTAAAGCCAGCATTAGAAGATGCTAGCGTTGGCATTGAAAACGACTCAATAGTTGTTAATCATCGTATGCTTAAAAAAAGAATTGAGCATGTTTTTAATGAGTTTAAACAACCAGCACTTATCGAAGAATATATAAAGGGACGTGAGTTAAATGTTGCTGTTTTAGGGGACAAAAAATTAAAAGTTCTGCCAATAAGCGAAATCGATTTTTCCAAAATGCCAGATTACCTTTATAACATTGTTAGCTTCCAAGCGAAATGGGATCCACTTCACGAAGCCTATCATAAAACTATTCCAATTTGCCCGGCAAGATTACCCAAAAAAATAAAAGAAGAAGCAGAAAAAATTGCTATTAAATGTTTCAAGATTATGGGTTGCAGGGATTACGCAAGAGTAGATATGAGGCTTTCTAAAGAAGATAATAAGCTATATGTACTTGAAGTTAATCCTAATCCAGATTTGCAGGAAGATGCAGGTTTTATGCGCTCTGCCAAACATGCAGGTTATTCATATAGCAAAACATTAAAAAAGATAGTTGAGCTTGCTGTAAAGAGAAGTAAAAATTCTACATAA
- a CDS encoding HAD-IIA family hydrolase has product MKKPLLIDLDGVLRIGNQLANHTKKFLEFIVDSQIPACILSNSTLFTSLEIKNFFREEAIEYNIPIITTSDAALIYAKEKYKKVSVYCKENVKLLFNDIIDDDNPEAVIIGDMGQMWNFKILNEIFHKVVNGAELIALQINKYWKNENGELLLDVGPFIKAIEYATDKRATLIGKPSPLYFQLALKALGATVKDSFVMLGDDIDSDIAGAKKLDAITILIYTGKTRKPLAKNVSVLPDYEADDLINVIDVLKKIM; this is encoded by the coding sequence GTGAAGAAACCTTTACTAATAGACTTGGATGGCGTGTTGAGAATCGGTAACCAACTGGCAAATCATACCAAAAAATTTCTTGAATTTATTGTAGATTCGCAAATACCAGCTTGTATTTTGAGTAATTCAACTTTATTCACTTCATTAGAAATAAAAAATTTTTTTAGAGAGGAAGCAATTGAATATAATATTCCCATAATTACCACTTCAGATGCAGCGTTAATATATGCTAAAGAAAAGTATAAAAAAGTTTCAGTCTATTGTAAAGAAAATGTAAAATTACTTTTTAATGATATTATTGATGACGATAATCCAGAAGCTGTAATAATTGGTGATATGGGACAAATGTGGAATTTCAAAATCCTAAACGAAATTTTTCATAAAGTAGTTAATGGCGCCGAGTTGATAGCGCTTCAAATAAATAAATATTGGAAGAACGAAAACGGAGAACTTTTACTTGATGTAGGTCCATTTATAAAAGCAATTGAATACGCTACTGATAAAAGAGCTACATTAATAGGAAAACCCTCTCCACTATATTTTCAATTGGCATTAAAAGCATTAGGAGCAACAGTAAAAGATAGTTTTGTAATGCTTGGTGATGATATTGATTCAGACATAGCCGGCGCAAAAAAATTAGATGCAATAACAATTTTAATATACACTGGAAAAACAAGGAAGCCTTTAGCAAAAAATGTATCTGTTTTACCAGATTACGAAGCAGATGATTTAATTAATGTTATTGATGTACTTAAAAAAATTATGTAG
- a CDS encoding cob(I)yrinic acid a,c-diamide adenosyltransferase — protein MNKKLKRGFIQIYTGNGKGKTTAAIGQAVRAAGAGLKSYILQLMKEFPYSELESLKKLSDLITIEQVGNDKFVYKKEKPSNAEIEKVKHSLNKVKEKMLSGQYDIIILDEICVSIYFGLVTTKDVLFLIDQKPPNIELILTGRYCPEELIEKADLVTEMTEIKHYYQKGISTRKGIES, from the coding sequence ATGAATAAGAAGCTAAAAAGGGGGTTCATACAAATTTACACTGGAAATGGTAAGGGGAAAACGACTGCCGCAATTGGACAGGCTGTACGGGCTGCGGGCGCAGGCCTCAAGTCTTACATTTTACAGCTTATGAAAGAATTCCCTTACAGTGAATTAGAAAGTTTAAAAAAACTTTCTGACTTAATTACAATTGAACAAGTGGGAAATGATAAATTTGTTTACAAAAAAGAGAAACCGTCAAATGCTGAAATTGAAAAAGTAAAACACTCACTGAATAAGGTAAAAGAAAAGATGTTAAGCGGGCAGTACGATATAATTATTCTTGATGAAATTTGCGTATCAATCTACTTTGGGTTAGTTACCACTAAAGATGTTTTATTTCTGATAGACCAAAAACCCCCTAATATTGAGTTAATATTAACAGGTAGATATTGCCCTGAAGAATTAATAGAAAAGGCCGACTTAGTTACTGAAATGACCGAGATAAAACATTACTACCAAAAAGGAATCTCGACAAGGAAAGGAATTGAATCGTGA
- a CDS encoding DUF1289 domain-containing protein has translation MKNKKTLEIESPCNGNCTIDIITKYCIGCFRTIEEIIAWPSLSKEKRKEIIKLIEIRKKQLRKSTNQNE, from the coding sequence ATGAAAAATAAAAAAACATTAGAAATTGAATCTCCTTGCAATGGCAACTGCACAATTGATATTATCACCAAGTATTGCATAGGTTGTTTCCGTACAATTGAAGAAATTATTGCATGGCCATCCCTTTCAAAAGAAAAAAGAAAAGAAATTATTAAGTTAATAGAAATAAGAAAAAAACAATTAAGGAAAAGTACAAACCAAAATGAATAA
- a CDS encoding DoxX family protein, which yields MKVALTTKYVHEIYAITRIVIGILFISHGIQKFVALINGNLPADNLLLIIATIIETIGGLLIIIGWQTHLAAFILSGEMAVAYFIQHAPKGLLPIKNGGELAVFYCFVFLFISAYGSGKWSLDNRNKNLKT from the coding sequence ATGAAAGTTGCTCTAACTACAAAATATGTACACGAAATATATGCCATAACCAGAATAGTAATTGGCATATTATTTATTAGTCACGGAATACAAAAGTTCGTTGCCTTAATAAATGGCAACTTACCCGCTGATAATTTACTTTTAATAATTGCAACAATCATTGAAACTATAGGAGGATTATTGATAATTATAGGATGGCAAACACATTTGGCAGCTTTCATTTTGAGCGGGGAAATGGCCGTAGCTTACTTTATCCAACACGCTCCAAAAGGTTTATTGCCAATAAAAAATGGCGGTGAATTAGCAGTGTTTTATTGCTTTGTTTTTTTATTCATTTCTGCATACGGTTCTGGTAAATGGAGCTTAGATAACAGAAATAAAAACTTGAAGACCTAA
- a CDS encoding rhodanese-related sulfurtransferase: protein MEPDNYRILLFYKYCRFNEPEKFLNEHLSFCQNNDILGRVWISTEGINATVSGKKENIENYKKEIRKYPEFADIWFKEDKYNKHAFQKIHVRVKKEIVNASFGEVDLSKTGKRLKPSELNKLYESNEDFLIVDARNEYESMIGKFKNAITPPMETFRDWPKVVESLKKYKDKTIVTYCTGGIRCEKASAYLVERGFQNVFQLEGGIWNYVNQYPDKYWEGSVFVFDERRIVTPNTKPELKHIGKCYYCGKPTSYYINCHNQDCDRLILTCHQCKIENEYCCSEQCRKAPNKRKRFHG, encoded by the coding sequence ATGGAACCTGATAATTACAGAATACTTCTTTTCTATAAATATTGTAGGTTTAATGAGCCCGAAAAGTTTCTCAACGAACATTTATCTTTCTGTCAAAATAATGACATACTTGGAAGAGTTTGGATTTCTACCGAGGGAATTAATGCAACTGTTTCCGGGAAGAAAGAAAATATCGAGAATTACAAAAAGGAAATTAGGAAGTACCCTGAGTTTGCTGATATTTGGTTTAAAGAGGATAAGTATAATAAACATGCTTTTCAAAAAATTCATGTGAGAGTTAAAAAAGAAATTGTTAATGCAAGCTTCGGAGAAGTGGATTTATCAAAAACTGGAAAACGCTTAAAACCTAGTGAGCTTAATAAACTTTATGAAAGCAACGAAGATTTTTTAATAGTTGATGCAAGAAACGAGTATGAAAGCATGATTGGAAAATTTAAAAACGCAATTACCCCTCCAATGGAAACATTCAGAGATTGGCCTAAAGTGGTTGAAAGCCTAAAAAAATATAAGGACAAAACAATAGTTACTTACTGTACCGGTGGTATTCGATGTGAAAAAGCTTCAGCTTATTTAGTCGAAAGGGGATTCCAAAATGTATTTCAGCTTGAAGGTGGAATTTGGAATTACGTAAATCAATACCCCGATAAATATTGGGAAGGCAGCGTTTTCGTGTTTGATGAAAGAAGGATTGTTACCCCTAATACTAAACCTGAATTAAAACACATTGGTAAATGTTACTACTGCGGTAAACCTACTTCGTACTATATTAACTGTCATAATCAAGATTGTGATAGGCTCATTTTAACTTGTCATCAATGCAAAATTGAAAATGAATACTGCTGCTCCGAACAATGCAGAAAAGCACCAAATAAAAGAAAAAGATTTCACGGTTAA
- a CDS encoding SpoIID/LytB domain-containing protein yields MNEPVISVGILTESAINFELYGEFNSSAYPRKLSGKFSAFIRDKKIVLTKEGNELLTKEEIVITPADFETESFLLRDVKIGKNFHWEKYEDQRFRGSLKLIIEDDKITAVNIIPLEEYLLSVISSEMSASSSLELLKAHAVVSRSWLIAQLNNKKQKKDSKISSEFIINEKEIIKWYDREEHLLYDFCSDDHCQRYQGVLRLVNDAAFAAIEETRGMVLTYNGEVCDTRFSKCCGGITESFENVWAPVKYPYLSSIIDYKFEPDGYFVDLTKEDFAVKWIKGSPHAFCNTTDQKILSQVLVDYDQTTRDFYRWKVEYTQDEISEIIFKKSGIDFGSIKDLLPAERGYSGRITKLRILGTKSEILVGKELEIRKWLSKSHLYSSAFIVHKEKIKNGIPERFILEGAGWGHGVGLCQIGAAVMGEMGYSFDEILSHYFKGTRLEKAY; encoded by the coding sequence ATGAATGAACCAGTAATAAGCGTAGGGATACTTACAGAAAGCGCTATTAATTTCGAGCTTTACGGAGAATTTAACTCTTCTGCCTACCCTCGAAAGTTAAGCGGAAAGTTCAGCGCTTTTATTAGGGATAAGAAAATTGTTTTGACAAAAGAGGGAAATGAACTCTTAACAAAGGAAGAAATAGTTATTACACCTGCTGATTTTGAGACAGAGTCTTTTTTATTGCGCGATGTAAAAATTGGAAAGAACTTTCACTGGGAAAAATATGAAGACCAAAGATTTAGAGGCAGCTTAAAGCTAATAATTGAAGACGATAAAATTACAGCAGTAAATATTATTCCTTTAGAAGAATATCTTTTAAGTGTGATTTCCTCAGAAATGAGTGCAAGCAGTTCGCTTGAACTACTAAAAGCGCATGCAGTTGTATCAAGAAGCTGGCTAATTGCCCAGTTAAATAATAAAAAGCAGAAAAAAGACTCTAAGATTTCTTCTGAGTTTATAATTAATGAAAAAGAAATTATTAAGTGGTACGATAGGGAAGAGCATTTATTATATGATTTTTGTTCTGATGATCATTGCCAAAGATATCAAGGTGTATTGCGTTTAGTTAACGATGCTGCTTTTGCAGCTATAGAAGAAACAAGGGGAATGGTGCTTACTTATAATGGAGAGGTATGCGATACAAGGTTTTCCAAATGTTGTGGGGGAATTACAGAATCATTTGAAAATGTTTGGGCTCCCGTCAAATATCCTTACTTATCCTCAATTATTGACTATAAGTTTGAACCTGATGGTTACTTCGTTGACCTTACGAAGGAAGATTTTGCGGTTAAGTGGATTAAAGGCTCACCTCATGCATTTTGCAATACCACTGACCAAAAAATACTTTCACAAGTCTTAGTGGATTATGACCAGACAACTCGGGATTTCTACCGCTGGAAAGTTGAATACACCCAAGATGAAATATCTGAGATTATCTTTAAAAAAAGCGGTATAGACTTTGGAAGTATTAAAGATTTATTGCCTGCCGAAAGGGGATACTCTGGAAGAATTACTAAGTTAAGAATTTTGGGTACTAAGTCTGAAATACTAGTAGGAAAGGAACTGGAAATTAGAAAGTGGCTTTCGAAATCTCACTTATATAGTTCTGCTTTTATTGTACATAAAGAAAAAATAAAAAATGGAATTCCTGAAAGGTTTATATTAGAAGGTGCAGGTTGGGGACATGGAGTAGGGCTTTGTCAAATAGGTGCTGCAGTAATGGGTGAGATGGGGTATTCGTTCGATGAGATTCTTTCCCACTATTTTAAAGGAACTAGATTAGAAAAAGCTTATTGA
- a CDS encoding glycosyltransferase family 4 protein, translating into MKILVSCLSKSWGGMEMQTILTAEVLLQNKVDAEIFCYKNSKIYEKASSKKINVNFIKSSFFINPFQIFWIYRLLKRKKFDLIHSQASKDLWLFVPVIKFFSLKVPLLLTKHVGSYIVKKDIAHKWLYEKVSYAIAISEVIRKNLIETTTLSPNRVLLVHNGIDTNKFKQDYAAREKIRSEFNIGNKLVIGMSARFSPGKGHEEFLLAAKLLSQKYTDLIFIIVGEPSYGEKDYAEQIYKLANELNLKNKIIFTGYREDMPNVYSAMDIFVFPSHAEAFGLALVEAMSCGLPSVCTNSDGVLDIAIDGKTSYLFEKQDVNDLAHKIELLIESPEKRIEFGKQARKRAVEAFDIQIFVKKIIGIYNRTIN; encoded by the coding sequence ATGAAAATTCTCGTATCATGCCTTTCAAAAAGCTGGGGTGGAATGGAAATGCAAACCATTCTTACCGCAGAGGTCCTTCTCCAAAATAAAGTTGACGCTGAAATTTTCTGTTATAAAAATTCTAAAATCTATGAAAAGGCTTCTTCAAAAAAAATTAATGTGAATTTTATAAAGTCTTCTTTTTTCATTAATCCATTTCAAATCTTTTGGATCTATAGATTGCTAAAAAGAAAAAAGTTTGACTTGATACACTCACAAGCCTCCAAAGATTTGTGGCTGTTTGTTCCAGTAATTAAGTTTTTCTCATTAAAAGTTCCATTGCTACTTACTAAACATGTTGGTTCGTATATTGTTAAAAAAGATATAGCTCATAAATGGCTTTATGAAAAAGTTAGTTATGCAATAGCGATAAGTGAAGTGATAAGAAAAAATTTAATTGAAACTACTACTCTAAGTCCTAACAGAGTTTTACTTGTTCATAATGGGATTGATACAAATAAGTTTAAACAAGATTATGCTGCGCGTGAAAAAATTAGAAGCGAATTTAATATAGGAAATAAATTAGTAATTGGAATGTCGGCAAGGTTTAGCCCTGGTAAAGGACATGAAGAATTTCTTTTAGCAGCTAAACTGCTTTCCCAGAAATACACTGACTTAATTTTTATAATTGTAGGTGAGCCTAGTTATGGCGAGAAGGATTATGCTGAACAAATTTATAAATTAGCTAATGAACTAAATTTGAAAAATAAGATTATTTTTACAGGTTACAGAGAGGATATGCCTAATGTTTATTCTGCAATGGATATTTTTGTTTTTCCCTCACACGCTGAAGCATTTGGACTTGCATTAGTAGAAGCAATGAGCTGTGGTCTCCCTTCAGTTTGTACAAACTCAGATGGAGTTTTAGATATTGCAATTGATGGGAAAACTTCTTACTTATTTGAAAAGCAAGATGTGAATGATTTAGCTCATAAAATTGAACTGTTAATTGAATCACCAGAAAAAAGGATTGAATTTGGAAAACAAGCACGTAAACGTGCTGTAGAAGCATTTGATATACAAATATTCGTAAAAAAAATAATTGGTATTTACAACAGAACAATAAATTAG
- a CDS encoding BatA domain-containing protein, which produces MTFLNPAILFGLVAASIPVLIHLLNLRKLKKVEFSTLAFLQELQKTKIRRIKLKQWILLAIRILIIVLLVTAFARPAIKNLSLAGKSSTAKTSAVIILDNSFSMSLVSERGSYFNLAKSAAKSILENFQPGDDVTLILTSDLSHNFTKHSTNLSLVQKEIDESSISDYSGKLNDAIIKASEILNESKNFNKEIYVLSDLQKSNLYETKNQIQKKNITFDPKIRLYYFEFPKKEIINLAITDFTVNNQIFQKGSVISFTATITNYSNQPVNNTIASLYLNGNRQAQQAISLKSNETQKVTFETTLQQTGLVEAEVQLEDDDILNDNKRCLTIWVPDKINVLLVFSKQDDARFLKLALSTIENIEITERKGQQLNFSDYRNYDAVFIIGSENISSDSRIESFLQMGGGAVIFPSSDNSLENFKLLCSKLNIGVPTNAVGSLNYFESPTFFDKIDFEHPILSELFQNKQKRQINSPEIYYYFKINSLGKGYPIISLMDNSPFLSEYKFGNGKLLLFNSAPVLSWNNFPLKALFSPLIAKIVFYLSSNSNTKKETLAGQPLIVDLSKNIFPQIRVMRPNNSAEIINLDTLRNKSFFQYNKTDIDGIYKFYSKNKLIDYAAVNFNPAESINSYLNDSDFKEYLKEIKFGGSVFSLSIDGDFLKSIIQSRFGAELWKYFLMGALILALIEMLVSKSSKEDLVEV; this is translated from the coding sequence ATGACATTTCTTAACCCAGCAATTTTATTTGGACTTGTTGCCGCATCAATTCCTGTTTTAATCCATTTGCTAAATCTGAGAAAACTTAAAAAAGTAGAATTTTCTACACTTGCATTTTTACAAGAACTACAAAAAACAAAAATTAGACGCATAAAATTAAAGCAGTGGATTTTACTTGCAATAAGAATACTTATAATTGTTTTACTAGTTACTGCTTTTGCACGTCCAGCTATAAAAAATTTATCTCTTGCAGGCAAATCTTCAACTGCTAAAACAAGTGCAGTAATAATTTTGGATAATTCATTTAGCATGTCTTTAGTTTCAGAAAGAGGTTCTTATTTTAATTTAGCTAAATCAGCTGCTAAATCTATTCTTGAAAATTTTCAGCCTGGGGATGATGTTACTTTAATCTTAACGTCAGATTTAAGTCATAATTTCACTAAACACTCAACAAATTTATCTCTAGTCCAAAAAGAAATTGATGAGAGCAGCATTTCTGATTATAGTGGTAAACTAAATGATGCAATAATAAAGGCATCTGAAATTTTAAACGAGTCAAAAAACTTTAATAAAGAAATTTACGTATTAAGCGACTTACAAAAGTCAAATTTATATGAAACTAAGAATCAAATACAAAAAAAGAATATTACTTTTGATCCTAAAATTAGATTATACTACTTCGAATTCCCTAAAAAAGAAATTATTAATCTCGCTATAACTGATTTCACTGTAAACAATCAGATATTTCAAAAGGGGAGTGTGATAAGTTTTACAGCTACAATTACAAATTATTCTAATCAGCCTGTTAATAATACAATCGCTTCTCTATATTTAAACGGAAACAGACAAGCACAGCAGGCAATAAGCTTAAAAAGTAATGAAACGCAAAAAGTTACTTTTGAAACTACACTTCAGCAAACAGGTTTAGTTGAAGCAGAAGTACAATTGGAAGATGATGATATACTAAATGATAATAAAAGATGCTTAACTATATGGGTGCCCGATAAAATAAATGTCTTATTAGTTTTTTCTAAACAGGATGATGCAAGATTTTTGAAATTGGCACTTAGTACCATAGAAAATATTGAGATTACTGAAAGGAAAGGACAACAATTAAATTTTAGTGACTACAGAAATTATGATGCAGTTTTTATAATTGGTTCAGAGAATATTTCTTCAGATAGTAGAATAGAATCTTTTCTTCAAATGGGTGGAGGTGCAGTAATATTTCCGTCTTCTGATAACTCGCTCGAGAATTTTAAACTGCTTTGTTCTAAGTTAAATATTGGTGTTCCTACTAATGCTGTGGGAAGTTTAAATTATTTTGAGAGTCCAACTTTTTTTGATAAAATAGATTTTGAACATCCAATATTGAGTGAGCTGTTTCAAAACAAGCAGAAAAGACAAATAAACTCTCCAGAAATTTATTATTACTTTAAAATAAATTCACTTGGGAAAGGTTACCCTATAATTTCGTTAATGGACAACTCACCATTTCTAAGTGAGTATAAATTTGGCAATGGTAAGCTATTATTGTTTAACAGTGCCCCAGTTTTAAGTTGGAATAATTTTCCATTAAAAGCTTTATTTTCTCCACTTATAGCGAAAATTGTTTTCTATTTAAGTTCTAATTCGAATACAAAAAAAGAAACTCTCGCAGGCCAGCCGCTTATAGTCGATTTAAGTAAAAATATTTTTCCACAAATTAGAGTGATGAGACCCAATAATTCTGCAGAAATTATTAATCTCGATACTTTACGAAATAAAAGTTTTTTTCAGTATAATAAGACCGATATAGATGGGATTTATAAGTTCTATTCAAAAAACAAACTTATTGATTATGCAGCAGTAAATTTTAATCCGGCAGAATCTATAAATAGTTATCTAAACGATTCTGACTTTAAAGAATACCTTAAAGAAATTAAATTTGGTGGTAGCGTTTTTAGTCTTTCTATTGATGGTGATTTTTTAAAATCTATTATTCAATCGAGATTTGGGGCGGAACTGTGGAAATATTTTTTAATGGGCGCATTAATCTTAGCTTTGATTGAAATGTTAGTATCAAAAAGTTCTAAAGAAGATTTAGTGGAGGTTTAA
- the hflX gene encoding GTPase HflX: MLDNFEPKAEKAILISVSNSNNRESVEEHLDELELLASTAGAETIFKVIQDKNKIDPAYFIGKGKAQEIAELAKENEINLIIFDDDLNPTQLRNLEKLFEKKIVDRSGLILDIFASHARTKEAKTQVELAQLQYMLPRLTRAWTHLSKQYGGIGTKGPGETQIETDRRIIRTRISHLKQVLKKLESQHFVKTSRRKNYINATLVGYTNAGKSTLLNKLTNSNVLAENKLFATLDSVTRSLELDKNKKILLSDTVGFIRKLPPHLVASFKTTLNVVKEADIILHIIDISHDFFEDHIKVVDDTLKELGGDKKIQIKVFNKVDALSDKSRIKYVGDKFKNCLFISAQRGIGIQRLKEKLLTIYENSFIEHNLSLKLNQSKIVSKIYELAEILEAVYEEDKIRISYRASSAAYNKIQQLISNNI, encoded by the coding sequence ATGTTAGATAATTTTGAACCCAAGGCGGAAAAAGCAATATTAATATCAGTCTCAAACAGCAACAACAGAGAGAGTGTTGAAGAACATCTTGATGAGTTGGAACTTTTAGCATCTACGGCAGGTGCAGAAACTATTTTTAAGGTAATTCAAGATAAAAATAAAATTGACCCTGCATATTTTATAGGAAAAGGGAAAGCACAGGAAATAGCTGAACTTGCCAAAGAGAATGAAATAAATCTTATAATCTTTGATGATGATCTTAATCCAACCCAGCTAAGAAATCTTGAAAAACTTTTTGAAAAAAAAATAGTTGATAGGTCGGGATTAATATTAGATATTTTTGCTTCACACGCACGTACAAAAGAAGCAAAAACTCAAGTTGAGCTTGCGCAGTTACAATACATGCTACCTCGTCTTACAAGAGCGTGGACACACTTATCTAAACAATATGGTGGAATTGGCACTAAAGGTCCCGGCGAAACACAAATTGAAACTGATAGACGAATTATACGAACGCGCATTAGTCATCTAAAACAGGTTTTGAAAAAATTAGAATCTCAACATTTTGTGAAAACTTCCAGAAGAAAAAACTACATCAACGCTACCCTTGTTGGTTATACAAATGCGGGTAAATCTACTTTGCTAAATAAACTGACTAACTCTAATGTTCTCGCAGAAAACAAATTATTTGCGACACTGGATTCAGTTACACGTTCATTGGAGCTGGATAAAAACAAAAAAATTTTATTAAGTGATACTGTTGGATTTATACGTAAGCTGCCCCCTCATTTAGTTGCTTCTTTTAAAACAACATTAAATGTTGTTAAAGAAGCAGATATAATTTTACACATAATTGATATATCACATGATTTTTTTGAAGATCATATTAAGGTAGTAGACGATACATTAAAGGAATTAGGTGGCGATAAGAAAATACAAATTAAAGTTTTTAACAAGGTAGATGCTCTTTCTGATAAAAGTAGAATTAAGTATGTGGGTGATAAATTTAAGAATTGCTTGTTCATCTCTGCCCAAAGAGGTATTGGTATTCAAAGACTTAAAGAGAAATTGTTGACAATATACGAAAACAGTTTTATTGAGCATAACTTAAGTCTAAAACTTAATCAGTCAAAAATTGTCTCTAAAATTTATGAATTGGCTGAAATTCTTGAAGCAGTTTATGAAGAGGATAAAATTAGAATATCTTATAGGGCAAGTTCAGCAGCATACAATAAGATACAGCAGCTTATTAGTAACAATATTTAA